Proteins encoded in a region of the Leptolyngbya subtilissima AS-A7 genome:
- a CDS encoding alpha/beta fold hydrolase, with translation MFFSQASTSQSQLHEHSVDLGDCKIFYTLGGLKLDSVPIVLLHGWGISVVPYHEVLTLLAQHHPVIAPDLPSFARSPYSNLIPDYDGYAKLLLSFLDALNLQQVHLVGHSFGGGISIALSALAPDRIKSLILVDSTGIPTVSIPEIIPRRAIEMTAQLLLPRLRLKLVDIPRVFSHNLLFNTGNVIQALLLSLQVNLKHLLPKIKAPCLLLWSEKDLTEPISVAREMAAIIPDSRLVTVEEGWHEWGLWYPEKSTSLMLDFIHQVERTNAVTTGFA, from the coding sequence ATGTTTTTCAGCCAAGCTTCTACATCGCAATCCCAGTTGCATGAGCATTCTGTTGATCTGGGGGATTGCAAGATTTTTTATACCCTGGGCGGGCTGAAGTTAGACTCAGTTCCTATCGTGCTTCTGCACGGTTGGGGAATTTCTGTTGTGCCTTATCATGAAGTCCTGACCCTCCTGGCACAGCACCATCCTGTAATTGCTCCTGATTTGCCCAGTTTTGCCCGCTCGCCCTACTCCAACCTCATTCCCGATTACGACGGCTACGCTAAACTTCTACTTTCGTTTCTGGATGCCTTAAATCTTCAACAAGTACACCTGGTAGGGCACTCGTTTGGAGGAGGAATTTCAATTGCTTTATCTGCTCTTGCTCCAGACAGAATAAAAAGTTTGATTCTAGTAGATAGTACCGGCATTCCGACTGTATCTATCCCAGAGATAATACCAAGAAGGGCGATTGAAATGACAGCCCAATTGCTTCTTCCAAGACTAAGATTAAAATTGGTTGATATTCCCCGAGTCTTCTCCCATAACCTTTTGTTTAACACGGGAAACGTTATTCAAGCGTTACTACTTTCCTTACAGGTAAATCTGAAACATTTACTGCCAAAAATTAAAGCTCCTTGCTTATTGTTATGGTCAGAAAAAGACCTGACTGAACCGATAAGTGTCGCACGGGAGATGGCTGCAATAATTCCAGATTCCAGATTAGTTACTGTAGAGGAAGGCTGGCACGAATGGGGACTCTGGTATCCCGAGAAATCTACATCTCTCATGCTTGACTTTATTCATCAAGTCGAGCGTACCAACGCAGTTACGACAGGCTTTGCTTAA
- a CDS encoding DUF2726 domain-containing protein: protein MAIALLSRQANSTSPKPTQAHGTDTAQSYSYSYQKYLFTQAETTFYHALQNATQSQYLVFGKVRVADVLKPQTDNRGDWQRAFNKISAKHFDFVLCDRASLKVLAAVELDDSSHQRVDRVKRDDFLN from the coding sequence GTGGCGATCGCCCTCCTCAGCCGCCAGGCCAACTCCACCTCGCCTAAGCCGACCCAAGCGCACGGAACTGACACCGCTCAGTCCTACTCCTACAGCTATCAAAAGTATCTGTTCACCCAAGCGGAGACTACTTTCTACCACGCGTTGCAGAATGCGACCCAAAGTCAGTATCTCGTCTTTGGCAAGGTGCGCGTTGCCGATGTGCTCAAGCCTCAGACTGACAACCGAGGCGACTGGCAGCGGGCTTTCAACAAGATATCGGCTAAACACTTCGATTTTGTGCTCTGCGATCGCGCCAGCCTCAAAGTTTTAGCCGCCGTTGAACTCGACGACAGCAGCCACCAGCGTGTAGACCGGGTCAAACGCGACGATTTTCTCAACTAG
- a CDS encoding D-alanyl-D-alanine carboxypeptidase: protein MEDSQSVTSLSLMTLPLGLFSVLLGMGEPKPLQPSGLNPAALQIEWQSPWIAELARDPVVEAIVADYVAGLQRQGWSVPDQGVWIQVGQSAIAEHRGDVLMPAASLTKLATTLAALKTWPLDHRFETRVGMRGTLQADGVLDGDLVIQGSGDPLFVWEEGIVLANRLQELGIQRVTGEILVSGSFTMNFGEEPADSLADLQQAMSASTWTWEARQAYANLPPGTPQPSLEIVGTARWVPATELETSDVEWVVQHQSLPLVAILKAMNIYSNNVMSELVAGLVGGAEPVMAKATAAAELPAGEISLVNGSGLGVENQMSARAAVAMTTAIQRELSAQDFSVADVLPVSGEDMGTLIDRRIPATAAVKTGSLAEVSALAGMVPTAEKGPVWFAIINKGWDIPDLRVQQDQLLQAIQAHWGAAEAPADLRTKVVMQTGPFRYGDPSRNQVAEEVASE, encoded by the coding sequence GTGGAGGATTCGCAATCGGTGACTTCCCTATCGCTAATGACCCTACCCCTGGGCCTGTTCTCAGTCCTTTTAGGCATGGGAGAACCCAAGCCCCTGCAGCCGTCTGGGCTCAACCCCGCCGCGTTGCAAATTGAGTGGCAGTCGCCGTGGATTGCGGAGCTGGCCCGCGATCCGGTAGTAGAGGCGATCGTGGCCGACTATGTGGCGGGGCTGCAGCGGCAGGGCTGGTCAGTGCCCGACCAGGGCGTTTGGATTCAGGTGGGCCAGAGCGCGATCGCCGAGCACCGGGGCGACGTGCTGATGCCCGCTGCCTCGCTGACTAAGCTAGCGACCACCCTGGCCGCCCTTAAAACTTGGCCCCTTGACCACCGTTTCGAGACTCGGGTAGGCATGCGCGGCACCCTTCAGGCCGATGGTGTGCTCGACGGCGACCTAGTGATTCAGGGCAGCGGCGACCCGCTGTTTGTGTGGGAAGAGGGCATCGTGCTGGCCAACCGCCTGCAAGAGCTGGGCATTCAGCGGGTGACCGGGGAGATTTTGGTCAGCGGCTCCTTCACCATGAATTTTGGGGAGGAGCCGGCGGATTCTCTGGCGGATTTGCAGCAGGCGATGTCGGCATCAACCTGGACATGGGAGGCGCGCCAGGCCTACGCCAACCTGCCGCCCGGCACGCCGCAGCCCAGCCTAGAGATTGTCGGCACAGCCCGCTGGGTGCCGGCGACGGAGCTAGAGACCAGCGATGTGGAGTGGGTGGTGCAGCATCAGTCGCTGCCGCTGGTGGCTATTCTCAAAGCCATGAATATCTATAGCAATAACGTGATGTCTGAACTGGTTGCCGGCTTGGTTGGGGGGGCGGAGCCGGTAATGGCTAAGGCTACCGCCGCCGCCGAACTGCCCGCTGGGGAGATTAGCCTGGTCAACGGTTCAGGACTAGGAGTAGAAAATCAAATGTCGGCACGGGCGGCGGTGGCCATGACAACGGCCATTCAGCGGGAATTGAGCGCTCAGGACTTTTCGGTAGCTGACGTCCTGCCGGTGTCAGGGGAAGACATGGGCACCCTCATCGATCGCCGCATTCCTGCCACGGCGGCAGTCAAGACCGGCAGCTTAGCGGAGGTCAGCGCTCTGGCGGGAATGGTGCCCACGGCCGAAAAGGGGCCGGTGTGGTTTGCGATTATCAACAAGGGCTGGGACATCCCCGACCTGAGGGTGCAGCAAGACCAGTTGTTGCAGGCGATTCAGGCTCACTGGGGTGCGGCAGAAGCGCCCGCCGACCTGAGGACGAAGGTAGTCATGCAAACGGGGCCATTTCGCTATGGCGACCCCAGCCGCAATCAGGTGGCTGAAGAGGTGGCGTCGGAATAG
- a CDS encoding Fe2+-dependent dioxygenase, translated as MIVCIADLLTPDEVAQIKAGLAQAAFVPGETTAGWHAKLVKQNEQAAKQAAVEPLKAVVQKALARNPLFQAIAFPRIIHSLLFSRYGVGMSYGRHTDNALMGGANFYRSDVSLTVFLSGPEDYDGGELVIEGADSEQPYKLAAGSAIVYPSTTLHRVEPVVKGDRIVVVGWVQSLVRDAARREILFDLETVKRTLFAQTGKTPEFDLLTKTTANLLRQWAE; from the coding sequence ATGATTGTCTGCATTGCTGACCTGCTGACCCCAGATGAAGTGGCCCAAATCAAAGCGGGCCTGGCCCAGGCCGCATTTGTGCCGGGGGAGACGACGGCGGGCTGGCACGCCAAGCTGGTTAAGCAGAACGAGCAGGCAGCTAAACAGGCGGCCGTTGAGCCGTTGAAGGCGGTGGTGCAAAAGGCTCTGGCACGAAATCCGCTGTTTCAGGCGATCGCCTTTCCCCGCATCATCCATTCCCTGCTGTTTAGCCGCTACGGGGTGGGGATGAGCTACGGACGGCATACCGACAATGCCCTGATGGGAGGCGCCAACTTTTATCGCTCAGATGTGTCGCTGACGGTGTTTTTGAGCGGGCCCGAAGATTACGATGGCGGCGAACTGGTGATTGAGGGAGCCGACAGCGAGCAGCCCTACAAGCTGGCGGCGGGGAGCGCTATTGTCTACCCATCCACTACGCTGCATCGGGTGGAGCCGGTGGTAAAGGGCGATCGCATTGTAGTCGTGGGCTGGGTGCAAAGCCTGGTGCGCGATGCCGCCCGCCGCGAAATTCTCTTCGACCTCGAAACTGTAAAGCGCACCCTGTTTGCCCAAACCGGCAAAACCCCAGAGTTTGATCTGCTGACCAAAACCACCGCCAACCTGCTACGCCAGTGGGCTGAGTAG
- a CDS encoding GAF domain-containing protein: protein MQANIPTQEADRLEALRQYKVLDTPAERSYDDITSLAAFICDVPIALISLVDAERQWFKSKVGLTAQETGRDVSFCAHAILSPAIMIVNDATDDERFANNPLVTGELGIRFYAGVPLISPGGQPLGTLCVIDRKPRTLEVCQIRTLEALARQVVMQLELQRVSSQLAEALEKMELMAGLIPICSYCKGIRNDEGYWSTVESFIQKYSDVGFTHGVCDNCMKRHFPEVADILLPNLGTRGIIPEE, encoded by the coding sequence ATGCAAGCCAACATACCTACCCAAGAAGCTGATCGACTTGAAGCGCTTAGGCAATACAAGGTTTTAGATACACCCGCCGAGCGTTCCTACGACGACATCACTTCGCTTGCCGCCTTCATCTGCGATGTGCCCATTGCGCTCATTAGCCTGGTCGACGCAGAGCGGCAGTGGTTTAAATCTAAGGTAGGTCTTACGGCGCAAGAGACCGGCCGAGATGTTTCATTCTGCGCCCACGCCATCTTGAGCCCAGCGATCATGATTGTGAATGACGCGACCGATGACGAGCGGTTTGCCAACAATCCGTTGGTAACTGGCGAGCTAGGCATTCGATTCTATGCTGGAGTTCCTTTGATCTCTCCTGGTGGTCAGCCGCTCGGAACGCTGTGTGTGATTGACCGAAAACCTAGGACTTTAGAAGTCTGCCAAATCAGGACTTTAGAAGCTCTGGCGCGCCAGGTGGTGATGCAGTTAGAGCTACAGCGGGTGTCTTCGCAACTGGCTGAGGCGCTAGAAAAAATGGAGCTAATGGCTGGGTTAATTCCCATTTGCTCCTATTGCAAAGGCATTCGCAACGATGAGGGCTACTGGTCAACCGTAGAGTCGTTTATTCAGAAATATTCGGATGTCGGCTTCACCCACGGAGTATGTGACAACTGTATGAAACGACATTTCCCAGAGGTAGCAGACATTTTGCTCCCAAACCTGGGGACAAGGGGGATTATTCCAGAAGAATAG
- a CDS encoding SGNH/GDSL hydrolase family protein, giving the protein MYSSYQYKRKKPRRRLRLALFLLLLIGIPVGIELLTRLVAHATGTSDRFTANPASDVIDSYHLRFVSRNGQPYAGLPSDGKLNALRDPLLGYRLAGNQQSNFWQINDSGFRDEEAVPSAKAAGEIRIFVLGGSTAFGQLSSNNQTTFASKLETRLNDQVAQQRANPGQFQPSALPFRADQVQKALALPPRIRDGQYRVVNAAVPGYASGNALAMLTQRVAAYNPDFVVVMGGYADLMLPSADRGSDVPGLEQYLTGESQSFGAQLSEQTRAWFDQLYVVQGIKRYGLQSQQAEPRLAEPLNLYSPTLDATLSDRLPADQAELEQRIDRYGRHMRQMVSWAAANKKRLIIAIEPEISSRKPESLTPEESAILGELDNAYLEQMRTGFAGLAAVANQAKTQSANAQVLNFYPLYEDFAGQAFQSPAGLTDEAYTLISDRLYEAIANQVALQPEPYGL; this is encoded by the coding sequence ATGTACAGCAGTTACCAATACAAAAGGAAGAAGCCGCGTCGCCGTTTACGGTTGGCGCTGTTTCTGCTGCTGCTGATTGGCATTCCTGTTGGCATTGAGTTGCTAACGCGACTGGTAGCCCACGCCACGGGCACCAGCGATCGCTTCACCGCTAATCCGGCCTCTGATGTCATTGATTCTTACCATCTGCGGTTTGTCAGCCGAAATGGCCAGCCCTACGCGGGTCTGCCCAGCGACGGCAAGTTGAACGCGCTGCGCGACCCCCTATTGGGCTATCGGCTGGCGGGCAACCAGCAGAGCAATTTTTGGCAGATCAACGACAGCGGCTTTCGAGACGAAGAAGCCGTGCCCAGCGCCAAGGCAGCAGGGGAGATTAGAATTTTTGTCCTCGGTGGTTCGACGGCTTTTGGGCAGCTTAGCTCCAACAACCAAACCACCTTTGCCAGCAAGTTAGAAACCCGGCTCAACGATCAAGTCGCCCAGCAGCGGGCTAACCCTGGGCAGTTTCAGCCCAGTGCGCTGCCCTTTCGGGCTGACCAGGTGCAAAAAGCCCTAGCGCTGCCACCGCGCATTCGCGATGGGCAATATCGAGTTGTGAATGCAGCCGTACCCGGTTACGCATCGGGCAATGCGCTGGCCATGCTGACCCAGCGGGTGGCCGCTTACAATCCAGACTTTGTAGTGGTGATGGGGGGCTACGCCGACCTGATGTTGCCTAGCGCCGACCGGGGCAGCGATGTGCCGGGGCTAGAGCAATATTTGACCGGGGAAAGCCAGTCGTTTGGCGCTCAGCTGAGTGAGCAGACACGGGCTTGGTTTGACCAGCTCTATGTGGTGCAGGGCATCAAACGCTACGGTCTGCAAAGCCAGCAAGCAGAGCCGCGCCTGGCAGAACCGCTCAATCTCTACTCACCCACTTTGGATGCCACCCTCAGCGATCGCCTGCCCGCCGACCAAGCCGAACTCGAACAGCGCATCGATCGCTACGGTCGCCACATGCGGCAGATGGTGAGCTGGGCCGCAGCCAATAAAAAGCGTCTCATCATCGCCATTGAGCCAGAGATCTCTAGTCGCAAACCAGAGTCTTTGACTCCTGAAGAATCGGCGATTTTGGGCGAATTAGACAATGCTTACCTGGAGCAAATGCGCACTGGTTTTGCAGGCTTAGCTGCTGTTGCTAACCAGGCCAAGACCCAGTCAGCCAATGCTCAGGTGTTGAATTTTTACCCGCTCTATGAAGACTTTGCGGGGCAGGCGTTTCAAAGCCCAGCGGGGTTAACCGATGAGGCCTACACGCTCATATCAGACCGGCTCTATGAGGCGATTGCTAACCAAGTGGCCCTTCAACCCGAGCCCTATGGGCTCTGA
- a CDS encoding lipid-A-disaccharide synthase-related protein, producing the protein MKLLCISNGHGEDGIAVRILKQLRQLPGAPTLAALPIVGEGRAYEKAGIAIQGPTQAMPSGGFIYMDRYQLWRDLQGGLVGLTLAQIKTARQWAKSGGKILAVGDIVPLAIAWQSGAEYFFTGTAKSEYYLRNETGRLPGRPPLEGWSGSVYVPWERWLMARPRCQGAFVRDQLTADLLQKRGVPALYPGNPMMDDLNTSADKLAQLTATFAPAPAQLTLALLPGSRAPEAFDNWQRMVSAIASVMETFGDRQVRLLAALAPSLNLAAFKDVLLDAGWQPVAGKYPTFQRNNGGLVLTTNAFAECLHLADAAIATAGTATEQAVGLGKPVFTFPGPGPQFTYAFAESQSRLLGQSIILLSQPSETGAALQACLADGSRLQSIAENGRRRMGLPGAAKAIAKALHQHYAAPYSDATSSAT; encoded by the coding sequence ATGAAGCTACTCTGCATTAGTAACGGCCACGGCGAAGACGGCATTGCGGTTCGCATTCTCAAGCAGCTGCGCCAACTGCCCGGTGCGCCGACCCTGGCCGCGCTGCCGATTGTGGGTGAGGGACGCGCCTATGAAAAAGCGGGTATTGCCATCCAGGGACCGACCCAAGCGATGCCTTCCGGCGGCTTTATCTACATGGATCGCTACCAGCTGTGGCGCGATTTGCAGGGGGGGCTGGTGGGGTTGACCTTAGCCCAGATCAAAACCGCCCGCCAGTGGGCCAAAAGCGGCGGCAAAATTTTGGCGGTGGGGGATATCGTGCCCCTGGCGATCGCCTGGCAGAGTGGCGCTGAGTATTTTTTCACAGGTACCGCCAAGTCAGAATACTATCTGCGTAACGAAACGGGGCGATTGCCTGGTCGCCCTCCCCTGGAAGGCTGGTCGGGCTCGGTCTATGTGCCCTGGGAGCGCTGGCTGATGGCTCGCCCTCGCTGCCAAGGGGCTTTTGTGCGCGACCAGCTCACCGCTGATCTGCTGCAAAAGCGCGGGGTACCGGCCCTCTACCCCGGTAACCCGATGATGGACGACCTGAACACCAGCGCCGACAAGCTCGCCCAGCTGACTGCCACCTTTGCCCCAGCTCCAGCTCAACTCACCCTGGCCCTGCTGCCCGGCTCCCGCGCGCCCGAAGCTTTTGATAACTGGCAGCGAATGGTAAGCGCGATCGCATCAGTAATGGAGACCTTCGGCGATCGCCAAGTGCGTCTACTCGCTGCCCTCGCTCCCTCCCTCAACTTGGCTGCATTTAAGGATGTCTTGCTAGACGCTGGCTGGCAGCCGGTTGCTGGGAAATACCCCACATTTCAGCGAAACAACGGTGGGCTGGTGCTGACCACCAATGCCTTTGCTGAATGCCTGCACCTGGCCGACGCGGCGATCGCGACCGCTGGCACCGCCACCGAGCAGGCCGTCGGCCTGGGCAAGCCCGTCTTCACCTTCCCTGGCCCTGGGCCACAGTTCACCTACGCCTTTGCCGAGTCTCAATCAAGGTTGCTGGGGCAATCGATCATTTTGCTGAGCCAGCCCAGTGAAACAGGGGCAGCGCTACAAGCCTGCCTGGCCGATGGCTCCCGGCTTCAGAGCATTGCCGAGAATGGTCGCCGTCGTATGGGCCTACCCGGGGCGGCCAAGGCGATCGCCAAAGCCCTGCACCAGCACTACGCTGCGCCCTATTCCGACGCCACCTCTTCAGCCACCTGA
- a CDS encoding PAS domain S-box protein, which produces MKLLVIESELLVAQALKLLLDSVACAVEVACIDPRVTHSDIASLIVKGPYDLVILDGAVGLSLGPELRAHLPQSRLLLLTSEALDTPLWATETLRKPFEAVDLVARVSALIGKPTALISPVAELSRCKRLELSLKASEAKLSSILDSSIAAIASFQVYADGCWEHVYWSAGCEHLFGYPRSVYDDKQFWLAQVHPDDRDRVIMPLFKDFFAGGQTTAEYRFRHQDGTMRWVHSDFASREIAAGFWVVTSVNYDITERKQLERDRDRFLAVGFDLRTISDRSGYFRWVSPTFEQALGWTAAEMTAVPWRDFVHPDDLAASVNETTAIFEGRNTLAFENRYRHKDGSYRWLLWKARLHADDDRIYGGAIDITERKRSEAALRDSEEKYRLLFNSMDEGFCVIEMIFDESDRPIDHRFLDINPTFAQQTGLIDAKGKRVREMVPNLETHWFEKLGRVALTGEPVRFEDHAEEMERWFDVFGFRFGAPELRQVAVLFRNVTERRQADAALKESERKLRAIFDSTFEFIGLLKTDGTVLDVNRTALSVIAAEAEAVIGQPFWLTPWWDHFPEQRERLRQAIARAALGDTIRMENQHIWADGSTAWVDFSIKPVLDEQGQVIMLVPEGRDITGRKTAERKIREQAALLDIASDAITVRDLDHHLLYWNRGAERLYGFAAEEVVGQVAYDLLRSETAQHGEMMPALLERGEWRGELDRFTKTDQAVTVAARWTLVRDEAGRPKFILTVETDITAKKALEAQFYQVQRVESLGRLASGIAHDLNNVFTPIVTIAQLLRLTQHHLSDKAQDHLRLLEESAKRGASMVQQILSITRSSSGTRTEVNLGPLLQDLGHILQQSFPKHIDLHLPKPTLARGQELRVSVDPTHLHQVLMNLCVNARDAMHEGGRLTLAAELVTVDVALAQAHLDAHAGQYVRLTVADTGTGIDPELRDRIFDPFFTTKAPGQGTGLGLATVLGIVKASDGFVQVVSEVDEGTQMQVYLPALTQPSVSDAPEADGPGAPQQGRGELLLVVEDDASVQDSVRSLLLSYNYRIVMASNGFEALDCFVQQPTSLVVVDMMMPGMDGITLIQRLKAMQPSVKIIGTSGLPTYQEKALAAGASTFLLKPYDLSDLLDAIALLLH; this is translated from the coding sequence ATGAAACTGCTGGTGATAGAATCCGAACTGCTGGTTGCTCAGGCTCTAAAGCTGCTGCTGGACAGCGTAGCGTGCGCGGTGGAGGTAGCCTGTATTGACCCCCGCGTCACCCACAGCGACATTGCCAGCCTAATCGTCAAGGGACCATATGACTTAGTCATTCTCGATGGGGCTGTGGGGTTGAGTCTGGGGCCAGAGTTGCGCGCCCATCTGCCCCAAAGTCGCCTACTGCTGTTGACGAGTGAGGCCCTAGACACCCCGCTCTGGGCCACAGAAACCTTGAGAAAACCCTTTGAAGCGGTAGATCTCGTTGCTCGGGTGAGTGCTCTAATCGGTAAGCCCACCGCCTTAATTAGCCCCGTGGCTGAGCTGAGCCGCTGCAAACGGCTAGAGCTTTCCCTCAAGGCGTCGGAGGCGAAGCTCAGCAGCATTTTAGACAGCTCGATCGCGGCGATCGCCAGCTTTCAAGTCTATGCTGATGGCTGCTGGGAGCATGTATATTGGTCTGCCGGGTGCGAGCATCTGTTTGGCTACCCTCGTAGCGTCTACGACGACAAACAGTTTTGGCTGGCCCAGGTGCATCCCGACGATCGCGATCGGGTGATTATGCCCCTATTTAAAGACTTTTTTGCCGGTGGTCAGACCACCGCTGAATACCGATTTCGCCATCAGGATGGCACAATGCGCTGGGTTCACAGCGACTTTGCTTCGCGCGAGATTGCCGCTGGCTTTTGGGTGGTGACTTCTGTTAACTACGACATTACCGAGCGCAAGCAGCTAGAGCGCGATCGCGATCGGTTCTTAGCGGTGGGGTTTGATCTGCGCACGATTAGCGATCGCAGCGGCTACTTTCGCTGGGTCAGCCCTACCTTTGAGCAGGCCCTGGGCTGGACCGCCGCCGAAATGACCGCTGTTCCCTGGCGTGACTTTGTCCACCCCGACGATTTGGCAGCCTCTGTCAACGAAACTACCGCGATCTTCGAAGGGCGCAACACCTTGGCCTTTGAGAATCGCTACCGCCACAAAGACGGCTCCTACCGCTGGCTGCTGTGGAAGGCGCGGCTTCATGCCGACGACGATCGGATCTATGGCGGCGCGATCGACATTACCGAGCGCAAACGCTCCGAGGCCGCCCTGCGCGACTCAGAAGAAAAGTATCGCCTGCTGTTCAACTCTATGGACGAGGGGTTTTGCGTCATCGAGATGATTTTTGACGAGAGCGATCGCCCCATTGACCATCGCTTTCTCGACATCAACCCCACCTTTGCCCAGCAGACCGGCCTGATCGATGCCAAGGGCAAACGCGTCCGCGAAATGGTGCCCAACCTCGAAACCCACTGGTTTGAAAAGCTGGGCCGAGTGGCGCTCACCGGTGAGCCCGTGCGCTTTGAAGATCACGCCGAAGAAATGGAGCGCTGGTTCGACGTATTTGGCTTTCGCTTCGGCGCACCGGAACTGCGTCAGGTGGCGGTGCTGTTTCGCAATGTCACCGAGCGGCGGCAGGCCGACGCCGCCCTTAAGGAGAGCGAGCGCAAGCTGCGGGCCATCTTTGACAGCACCTTTGAGTTTATTGGTCTGCTTAAAACTGACGGCACCGTGCTCGACGTCAACCGCACGGCCCTGAGCGTGATTGCGGCTGAAGCCGAGGCGGTGATTGGCCAGCCCTTCTGGCTCACCCCCTGGTGGGATCACTTTCCTGAGCAGCGGGAGCGCCTGCGGCAGGCGATCGCCCGCGCCGCCCTGGGCGACACCATCCGCATGGAAAACCAGCACATCTGGGCCGATGGCTCCACCGCCTGGGTCGACTTCTCCATTAAGCCAGTTCTAGATGAGCAGGGTCAGGTGATTATGCTGGTGCCCGAGGGGCGCGATATCACTGGGCGCAAAACCGCCGAGCGCAAAATTCGCGAACAGGCGGCCCTGCTCGATATCGCCTCCGACGCCATCACCGTGCGCGACCTCGACCACCACCTGCTCTACTGGAACCGGGGGGCCGAGCGCCTCTACGGCTTTGCCGCCGAGGAGGTGGTGGGCCAGGTGGCCTACGACCTGCTACGCAGCGAAACCGCCCAGCACGGCGAGATGATGCCCGCCCTGCTAGAGCGCGGCGAGTGGCGCGGCGAACTCGACCGGTTTACTAAAACCGACCAAGCGGTGACCGTCGCCGCCCGCTGGACCCTGGTGCGCGACGAAGCTGGGCGGCCCAAGTTTATTCTCACGGTCGAGACCGACATTACCGCTAAAAAGGCTCTAGAGGCGCAGTTTTACCAGGTCCAGCGAGTTGAGAGTCTGGGGCGGTTGGCCAGCGGCATTGCCCACGACCTCAACAACGTATTTACCCCGATTGTCACGATCGCCCAACTGCTGCGCCTCACCCAGCATCACCTCAGCGACAAAGCTCAAGATCATCTGCGACTGCTGGAAGAGAGCGCCAAGCGCGGGGCCAGCATGGTGCAGCAAATTTTGTCAATTACTCGCAGCAGCAGCGGCACGCGCACGGAGGTCAATTTGGGGCCGCTGCTGCAAGATCTGGGGCACATCTTGCAGCAGAGTTTTCCCAAGCACATAGACCTGCACCTGCCGAAGCCAACTTTGGCCAGAGGCCAAGAGCTGCGGGTCAGCGTTGACCCAACCCACCTGCACCAGGTGCTGATGAACCTGTGCGTCAACGCCCGCGACGCTATGCACGAGGGCGGTAGGTTGACCCTGGCGGCGGAGCTGGTAACGGTGGATGTGGCCCTGGCTCAAGCCCACCTCGATGCTCATGCGGGGCAGTATGTGCGGCTGACGGTAGCCGACACGGGCACGGGCATTGACCCAGAGCTGCGCGATCGCATCTTTGACCCTTTCTTTACCACCAAAGCACCGGGCCAGGGCACCGGGCTGGGGCTGGCCACGGTGTTGGGCATTGTTAAGGCCAGCGATGGCTTTGTGCAGGTGGTCAGCGAGGTGGATGAGGGCACCCAGATGCAGGTCTATCTGCCGGCCCTCACCCAGCCCTCGGTCAGCGATGCCCCCGAGGCCGACGGGCCCGGCGCTCCCCAGCAAGGCCGGGGGGAACTGCTGCTGGTGGTAGAGGACGATGCCTCGGTGCAAGATTCGGTGCGATCGCTGCTGCTCAGCTACAACTACCGCATTGTGATGGCCAGCAATGGCTTCGAGGCGCTGGACTGCTTTGTTCAGCAGCCGACCTCCCTGGTGGTGGTCGATATGATGATGCCGGGCATGGATGGCATTACCCTGATTCAGCGGCTTAAAGCTATGCAGCCCAGCGTTAAAATTATTGGCACCAGTGGCTTGCCCACCTATCAGGAGAAGGCGCTGGCTGCTGGAGCCAGCACCTTTTTGCTCAAGCCCTACGACCTCAGCGACCTGCTCGACGCGATCGCCCTGCTGCTGCATTAG